In Penaeus vannamei isolate JL-2024 unplaced genomic scaffold, ASM4276789v1 unanchor4531, whole genome shotgun sequence, the genomic stretch GGCGCCGGCGCGGTTGGACGCAGCGGCCCTTCCTGCGCAGGCCCCAGAGTGGGCAGTTGCTCGAGTGAACTCTCCGGCGTCGAGCAGCCACCGTTGCTGCCAGGACCTTCGTCAGCAGCCGCCTGCAGGCGTCTTACTTCGTCCAGCGCCTCAGTCAGCTTGGGTCTCAGCTGCGGCTTCACCTAGACCATTTTGCTCGCGAGCTGTTGCAGTTGCACTCCGTGTGTCATTCGTACAGCAATCTTGCTCAGCAGGTACCCAACCGAGAAAGTGTCAGTGGCGTAGctgctccttccccccttctggaGGGCGGGGTCCAGCCAATGAGCCTTAAACATCGGGTAGCCCAGAGTCTGGCCATCGAAAGTAGCGCATCCGAAATCGATCACGGAGACATCCAGTTCATCGTTGACCACGATGTTATCCTCCTTGAGGTCATTGTGG encodes the following:
- the LOC113820502 gene encoding probable serine/threonine-protein kinase CPE1738 — its product is MAIIMSYNEGKTLSEVLKRQDMTEWMFLEVAANLISKVQEMHDLRVIHNDLKEDNIVVNDELDVSVIDFGCATFDGQTLGYPMFKAHWLDPALQKGGRSSYATDTFSVGYLLSKIAVRMTHGVQLQQLASKMV